Below is a genomic region from Candidatus Hydrogenedentota bacterium.
GTGCGCGAGGCGGCGGCGCGACTGCCGGGTGAGGCCGAAGAGTCCGAGCCGCTCGACGAGATCGAGGGCGAGGGCGAGGGCGAGGGCGAGGGCGAGACCGATGAGGCAGGCGCCGATGACACCGACGCCGCGCCGGAGGAGGCCGAGGCTTGACCACCGACACCTCCGAGCGCGGGCTTGAGCGGTTGATTTGCACGGCGCTCGCCGGCGCGGCCTGCGATCCGGGGACTGTCAAGGCCGAGGCCATCCGCGAGCGCCCGGCCGCCTACGGCGCGGGCTGGATCTGCGGCGATCCCGGCGACTACGACCG
It encodes:
- a CDS encoding type I restriction endonuclease subunit R; amino-acid sequence: MTTDTSERGLERLICTALAGAACDPGTVKAEAIRERPAAYGAGWICGDPGDYDREYCVDLAQISAFLGETQPDVCDTLDIGQDGPTRRKFLARLQGEITKRGTIDVL